From the genome of Ziziphus jujuba cultivar Dongzao chromosome 6, ASM3175591v1, one region includes:
- the LOC107430408 gene encoding uncharacterized protein LOC107430408 isoform X2, with the protein MDGLIKGLIDVALGHGDDREEESGPESREERSRSTWSEVVSGEHDKDEGGGIDRRAHGCNRWNAEEPSNLRHEDPPRRTQKITNEYGRTEGSYEQSQWSRKEEDSERNNDDGWETVGKKPQRRQYKVQTEKWHGYKRPANEQEYSDEVDIGIEPSDEELNDLSQACKRLWELDINRLVPGKDYEIDCGEGKRVRQRGDVAEGSLFTWLNEDVFRRPTFSRFCSLLDNYNPNQGCKEVLTSEERQEQAAFIEEISRTAPIKYLHKYLASKRIVSENVQDFKRLMTRLWFDLYGRGGSSYSSSAFEHVFVGEVKQQGEQEISGFHNWLQFYLEEAKGRVDYQGYIFPRRRGHTPDSQTQVLTLQFEWNGILKSVSSTLIGVSPEFEIALYTLCYFVGGEDNYIELGPYPVNIKCYRFGDRIGSVFPIAEC; encoded by the exons atggacgGTCTGATCAAGGGTTTGATAGACGTGGCGCTCGGTCACGGCGACGATCGGGAAGAAGAATCGGGTCCAGAGTCCCGAGAGGAACGGTCCAGATCCACTTGGTCGGAG GTGGTGTCGGGTGAGCACGATAAGGATGAAGGAGGAGGCATTGATCGTCGCGCACATGGCTGTAATAGATGGAATGCAGAG GAACCGAGTAATTTGAGACATGAAGATCCTCCGAGGCGAACCCAGAAG ATTACAAATGAGTATGGAAGGACTGAAGGGAGTTATGAACAAAGCCAATGGAGCCGaaag GAGGAGGACAGTGAAAGAAACAATGATGATGGTTGGGAGACTGTTGGCAAAAAACCCCAAAGGCGACAATATAAG GTTCAGACGGAGAAGTGGCATGGATATAAACGGCCTGCAAATGAGCAAGAATATTCTGATGAGGTTGACATTGGTATAGAACCCTCGGATGAAGAGCTTAATGACTTGTCACAAGCATGCAAGAGACTATGGGAGCTTGATATAAACCGCTTGGTACCTGGAAAGGACTATGAAATTGATTGTGGTGAAGGGAAGAGGGTTCGCCAAAGGGGCGACGTTGCAGAAGGAAGCTTGTTTACATGGCTAAATGAAGATGTATTCAGAAGACCTACTTTTTCTCGTTTCTGTTCTCTTCTAGATAACTACAACCCAAATCAAGGATGCAAAGAAGTTCTCACATCTGAAGAGAGGCAAGAGCAAGCTGCATTCATAGAAGAAATTAGCAGAACTGCGCCCATTAAATATCTTCACAAGTACCTTGCATCCAAGCGCATTGTATCTGAAAACGTCCAAGATTTTAAGAGATTGATGACTCGTCTCTGGTTTGATCTCTATGGCCGAGGTGGTTCATCCTATTCTTCCTCTGCTTTTGAGCATGTCTTTGTTGGAGAAGTTAAGCAACAGGGAGAACAAGAGATTTCTGGCTTCCATAATTGGCTTCAG TTTTACCTTGAAGAAGCGAAAGGAAGGGTTGACTATCAAGGTTATATTTTCCCTCGGCGACGTGGGCATACT CCAGACTCTCAAACCCAAGTACTTACACTACAGTTCGAGTGGAATGGTATTCTGAAATCGGTATCCAGCACTTTGATTGGAGTTAGCCCAGAATTTGAAATTGCATTATACACTCTGTGTTACTTTGTTGGTGGAGAGGATAACTACATTGAGTTAGGTCCATATCCAGTGAATATCAAATGTTACCGTTTTGGAGATAGAATCGGGTCAGTTTTTCCCATTGCAGAGTGTTGA
- the LOC107430408 gene encoding uncharacterized protein LOC107430408 isoform X1, which translates to MDGLIKGLIDVALGHGDDREEESGPESREERSRSTWSEVVSGEHDKDEGGGIDRRAHGCNRWNAEEPSNLRHEDPPRRTQKITNEYGRTEGSYEQSQWSRKEEDSERNNDDGWETVGKKPQRRQYKQVQTEKWHGYKRPANEQEYSDEVDIGIEPSDEELNDLSQACKRLWELDINRLVPGKDYEIDCGEGKRVRQRGDVAEGSLFTWLNEDVFRRPTFSRFCSLLDNYNPNQGCKEVLTSEERQEQAAFIEEISRTAPIKYLHKYLASKRIVSENVQDFKRLMTRLWFDLYGRGGSSYSSSAFEHVFVGEVKQQGEQEISGFHNWLQFYLEEAKGRVDYQGYIFPRRRGHTPDSQTQVLTLQFEWNGILKSVSSTLIGVSPEFEIALYTLCYFVGGEDNYIELGPYPVNIKCYRFGDRIGSVFPIAEC; encoded by the exons atggacgGTCTGATCAAGGGTTTGATAGACGTGGCGCTCGGTCACGGCGACGATCGGGAAGAAGAATCGGGTCCAGAGTCCCGAGAGGAACGGTCCAGATCCACTTGGTCGGAG GTGGTGTCGGGTGAGCACGATAAGGATGAAGGAGGAGGCATTGATCGTCGCGCACATGGCTGTAATAGATGGAATGCAGAG GAACCGAGTAATTTGAGACATGAAGATCCTCCGAGGCGAACCCAGAAG ATTACAAATGAGTATGGAAGGACTGAAGGGAGTTATGAACAAAGCCAATGGAGCCGaaag GAGGAGGACAGTGAAAGAAACAATGATGATGGTTGGGAGACTGTTGGCAAAAAACCCCAAAGGCGACAATATAAG CAGGTTCAGACGGAGAAGTGGCATGGATATAAACGGCCTGCAAATGAGCAAGAATATTCTGATGAGGTTGACATTGGTATAGAACCCTCGGATGAAGAGCTTAATGACTTGTCACAAGCATGCAAGAGACTATGGGAGCTTGATATAAACCGCTTGGTACCTGGAAAGGACTATGAAATTGATTGTGGTGAAGGGAAGAGGGTTCGCCAAAGGGGCGACGTTGCAGAAGGAAGCTTGTTTACATGGCTAAATGAAGATGTATTCAGAAGACCTACTTTTTCTCGTTTCTGTTCTCTTCTAGATAACTACAACCCAAATCAAGGATGCAAAGAAGTTCTCACATCTGAAGAGAGGCAAGAGCAAGCTGCATTCATAGAAGAAATTAGCAGAACTGCGCCCATTAAATATCTTCACAAGTACCTTGCATCCAAGCGCATTGTATCTGAAAACGTCCAAGATTTTAAGAGATTGATGACTCGTCTCTGGTTTGATCTCTATGGCCGAGGTGGTTCATCCTATTCTTCCTCTGCTTTTGAGCATGTCTTTGTTGGAGAAGTTAAGCAACAGGGAGAACAAGAGATTTCTGGCTTCCATAATTGGCTTCAG TTTTACCTTGAAGAAGCGAAAGGAAGGGTTGACTATCAAGGTTATATTTTCCCTCGGCGACGTGGGCATACT CCAGACTCTCAAACCCAAGTACTTACACTACAGTTCGAGTGGAATGGTATTCTGAAATCGGTATCCAGCACTTTGATTGGAGTTAGCCCAGAATTTGAAATTGCATTATACACTCTGTGTTACTTTGTTGGTGGAGAGGATAACTACATTGAGTTAGGTCCATATCCAGTGAATATCAAATGTTACCGTTTTGGAGATAGAATCGGGTCAGTTTTTCCCATTGCAGAGTGTTGA